One Coffea eugenioides isolate CCC68of chromosome 2, Ceug_1.0, whole genome shotgun sequence genomic window, gcaccaatcttttgagtattttttttcgtttttgtttttcttaagtTTTTCCATTTTGCTATGTTAGACCTTAGAAGTTAGTAGATAAGCATTCAATGAGGGATGTAGGGGAGATTTCAGTGGTCTGCAAACAAGTACATTGTTAAAAGGCCACGAAACAATTAACCTAATCGATAGTGTGGAGATTTCAGAGGAGGCATGTTCTGATTCGTAGTGGTGACGATTAAATTGATTCCATCCAAACTTTTGTCTAAAAAAAAAACGGAAACAATTAGCCTAACATGGCACCATCTGAAAAAGAAAGATCAAATCTGCACCTTAAATTATTGCATTACCAAAAGCTTCGCCAGTTCACCCGTGCCATCAATGAAATCCCTAGCCATTTGGCAATCTGGGCAACTTTACAATGAATTATTTCTGAATAAGCCGAGCAATTGCAAGTGGGAACCGACACTCCTGCCTATATATAGTGCATAGACCTAGTCCACGATGCTTTATTTGTTGTGGCATGcaccgtttttttttttttctcgcttTTTTGGATAATGAGGATGCATAATTATTCTTATATTCTTCCTACCCGATTTTTGACCCAAAAGTTACCACACTGGCTTgagtcatttaaaaaaaaaaaaaattggggtAAGAACACCGATGGCGATTGAGTCCAGACAAACATGAAATGAACAGCTCTGTAAGGCCAAATTTCAAGTCAAAGGTGAATTATAAGTAACGAGAACATCAAAACTATTGAACACAAAAGTCATAGCGCACTTAACACTTTGTACCAGCAAGAGTCTATACATGTATAGAGATATCATTATTAAGCCCGTAGATGTGGTTACGAACTAGTACAATTTtaatgttacagtaatttttttgtttcagGAATTATGCAATCTTTCTTTCTGGTCTTACATCAAGATTGACATATGAGGCCGACACATGAACTTTTGCTATAATGTTACATTGTTGTTGTCAATTTCATCAACAGCAGATGtgtccttttcttctttttcctcccaaTGCCTTGTTTTCCTCGAAAAAATTCTTCACCTGTAGCTAAACTATTCAAAGCTCACCAATTAGGACTTTTGAGCTAAATCCTTGAGGGTTTCCTGTTTTCTTCTTCATATGCTtctattccttttttttgggcTTAAAGCTTATTAAAGCTCGCAACTAATCTTCAATCCTTTTGGTTGCAGTCGTTTTCATGCAGGTTTTTTATTTGAGCTTTGGTTCGCAAATATATAGTAAAGAATAAAATACCTAAGTTATCACCTGTCAAAGAACAATATGTTGAACTGAAGCTGCCATATGATACAGGACTATTCTCAGACTTTTATATACAAATCCGGCGTCGATGTTCACATACACAGATTAGTTTGGCCGAACAACTTTGAAACTTCGTCTGCACAGATGCAAGAAGCAGTGCAAGAATCAAGAATATGTGAATCCACCTTTTCTGACTAAGGACAAAGAAAGCAAGGTCATGGAATGATCATATGGAGTGCCATACTATTACATTTCAGAATTTGATAAGGATGAGGTCATATTTATATGATTCTCTCTTCAAACGGGACAAGAATCTATCTATCTTTCCGACATGCCACCATCCCAAAAGGCCATAATGTAGGGAACAGATGATTCATGAAAGCAACTTCCAACCAAAGAAAACTGGTCATCAATTTCATCGTTTTTATGATTACAATAGTCATCATCAAATAAGCTACGACGACTCTTCAAAAAGATTCTCTTCCGTGCCGTGCTATAATATGctattgtatatgtatatattactaTATAAGTTTAATTCAAAAGACCatacttttcttttctgttgTTTGGCTAAATCAACTCCCCGTCCAACGGAGATACAAAAAGCTAATTAACGAAGTCTCCTAGCCAACAAAATTTATCTGGAGAAACTTTTGCAGCAAGACGGAAATTCCATATTTAGCTCAAAGAACCCAAGAGTTCTGTCATTCAGATATAAGGTGATGAAAGTCTTTCATTTCTGACCACAGATTTGGGACTTGGCCTGCCTTGAGAAGTACAAAAAAGGACGAGAGCTATTAGAACAAGGGGAAACAAGGATGACTCGGGAGGTTAATATAGCGTGAAGATAATTGTTATTGCAAGTTTAAACGAAAACCTTCAAGTGTTGCGCAAGCAAAGAAtgcattcttttcttttttgggttcCATTTGGTGAATTTAGTCATCCTTCAACTAAGTAAATCATTTGATCTTTGATTTGTGTACTTTTCGAGTTAAGCTTTTCCTTTGTGCGATTTgacttcaaattttcaaatgactgctcctttttcttgtttgtccttgacaaaaaatttgtgtaaatacttaacttttttttaaaaaaagtaatgGTAAGCTTCACTTCTGAAGTGTAAAACATAGAATATCAGACATTGCATTATAATTATTCTTCATAGAATATTTTGAAGATACATGCAAGTGTTTGTTCTTTGGCAGGGTGCACTTATGGGTTTGAGCTGCAGATTTTGATCTTATAGATCTTAATCTACAAGTAAGGTTTCTAATTGATTACTTCAAGACTAATACTAGGACCACCATGCCCTAATGAAATTATGAGCTGCATGTTGAGGAGAATCATAGTCCAGGATAACATGATTCATACTTTATTAGAGAGCCTTTAATTTAGTAGGTGTGGCCGATTTTTTAGAATTGTGCGCTAATTTGAAACTGTTGCCGcaataaaacaaatctatatAATAGGGGGAGAGACTCGTTAGATGGTACGGAAGAAGGGGAATATAAGTGAGAGAATTCGAATTCAAACTCTTCCACCTacactaaaacaaaaaaaaaaaaggaaagaaaatgccTCTTGTTTATAAATTATACCGACAAAATGCCTCTTGTTTAATCATACTTTTACACTTATGTTGACCAAAATCCACATTACATTATGATTGATCTTACCATCCTTCGTTGGTTAATAGGTTatcaaaaccagaaaatgtAGTGGTGCATCCTTTGGTATTGATCCTGAAtacattttcccttttttaaacCTAACCAGAATAATTCCTAGCTACATTTTGGGAAACAAAATTTACATGAAACATGCATAAAACCAAACTTTAGGTTACCATTTAACAAAATGAAGCAAAAGCAACCTTACTtcataagaaatacaaacaCCGATCCCCGTCAATGATCAACACCGCTTTACCATTTTACATTACTACCTTCTGCCACTGGGGAAACTTTTGGATCAACCCTCGACCAAGGTAGAAAGAGTCGAATACTAAAACCAGAaacttttctccttcattttcTCCTCCTATATAACACAGGATAGGCTTATTTCGGGAAATCTATCCTGTTTCTCCTCCATATATAAACGCCATGCATTTACATCTGAAGAGACAGACGGTACTAGTCACTAAATAAATTTACTAACTATAATACTAGCACAATATATAAAACTCCCTGATTATCTTTCCCTCCCATCTCTTTCCCCACCCTAGAACCTTCTTCTTCAAATAACTTCCCCCGTTCCCTTCCCACTTTCTCAACCCTTTTCCATTTCTTGTTTGTCtttaatttctttaattttacTTGTCTGTTTTTCTTTCATGGCGTCGGCTTCACAAGCCAGTCTTTTACTCCAAAAGCAGCTCAGAGGTATGAAGAATTATAAACCCTTTatgattttttaattttcttgaattgaaatttaattGGCTTAAAGGGTTTTGGTATTTCgtaaatatcaaatttttttaaccAAGATCGCTGCCTTTTGCTTGCAGATCTCTGTAAAAACCCTGTGGATGGATTTTCAGCTGGTTTGGTTGATGAAGAGAACTTATTTGAATGGAGCGTTACAATTATTGGACCCCCTGATACTTTATAGTGAGTATTTCTCTTTGTTAGGTGCTTAGGGATTGGATTTCTGATCAATTGTTTTCGGTCAAAGTTTGTCTTCTGATGTCAGTCGTAGATTCGTTCCATTAACTGCTTTATTACCTCTTACGGAAGGATTTTGAGTTTTAATGGTGTGAAATTAGGGGAATTCTACTTGCTCATTTTTGTACAGAGTttgttttacatttttttattgttattcTATCTTTGGGAAGGAAAGGGTAGAATCTTTGCCATTGCAAATAAAATTTCTCTTTattgtttttctcttttgtgGGCCTTTTTTtttagggggggggggggggggcggtgGTTAGCTAGGCATGTTCAATCAGTGCGGATAGTTCTCTGATGCATTTGTTGCCAATTGTTGGTTTTTGGATTTTTTCCTTCTCACCAGGGCTTAGGTGCCAAAAGGGGTTGCCCATCAGGTCACACATACAACGCGTGTATTTAAGAAATTCAATTGTCCAGAATCgtttcttttattgttttcttcTCCCTAAGGGTGAGGAGCAGGGTTTGGGAAGGAATTATTGATTGTGGGGTGGTATTCGTTTGCAAGTGCTTGCAGCATCCAATAAAAATGGATTTGCTATAGTAAAGTGGAAGGTCAGGCATTGTTGTCTTCCTCCAGTATGTGTCATGAATTGGACGTACAATAAGGTTTCCTGGTAAAGCTGCATCATATGATATATCTAGAGCTCATAGTGGTGATTGCCTCGTGCATTTAGAGCTAGACCTCTTCCAAAACGTAATACAGATATATCCATTGTGCAGTGTACCAATCATGCGGCATTGTTTTAGTTTTTAACAATGTTCATTTTTGGGGTTAATATATTTACTTGATTCTATTAATAGTAGCAGTTCTAAAGCTAAGAGAGCCACCACCCCACTGATCTGTTAATCCGTGAGGAGTACAATTTATTTACTTGTCTCTTATAGTATACTGTTTATTTGAGACTTTTGTACAAGGATTGAATGATTCCAGaataaattttaattaattggtttgAGAAAAGGATCTGTTTTTGGCCTTCTGACAGTGAAATTTTTATGTGTAGTGAGGGAGGTTTTTTTAATGCTATCATGAGCTTTCCCCAGAACTATCCAAATAGTCCTCCTACAGTGAAGTTTACTTCAGAGATCTGGCACCCTAATGGTTTGTGTTCTTCATGCGCCTTGGACTCTTATTATTGGGTTTAAATGTTTCTTATTTTATGTTATAATGcagatttttaattttatgatgagcctaaattgctgaaattttgaatgACCTCCAGTTTATACTGATGGCAAGGTTTGCATTTCAATTCTTCATCCTCCTGGTGATGACCCAAATGGATACGAGCTTGCTAGTGAACGCTGGTCACCTGTCCATACGGTATGGCTGCAGCTAGTCCTCGGGTCAATGTTCTTTCTATGATTTTATTAACTTTCAATGGATTTCCATGCTTACCTCCTTTTGCATTTTCTCATTGCATTATTTCTTTATCCTATTTCTTACCATGAAGTTATCTATAGAATAGAGGTACACGGATGGTAGATGCAGGAATTGAGTGTTGCGAGGTGCATTATCCATAGAGATGTGCATCACAGGGAGATATTCCTATTTACTGTAGATGGctgaaaaattttgttaaaattacaaCTGAAAATTATCATTTTTCTTAGGGTACAGTATGACAAACTTTGCAATCTTTTGGTTCAGCTTCCTTGTCTATCTCTTCCAGTCTTCAAGTTCTGGGTCTCTATCTGCCTTCCTAAATCATCTACATACTGGTTCCTATTGTAGCTAACAAATTGGACAATGCATAACTCTTTTTTAGTCAACAAAATCCTTTGTTCACTTCTACTTTTCATTTTACTCATTGTTAAGGTTGCTAGTCTctttcacttttgatttttcttacctttttctttttcataagTTAGGGGGACGTGGGGACAGGCAGACATGAACATTTCAAATTAAATATATCAACTTGAATTGCTTATTGATTTATTCTTACCAAAAGTTATTACTGAGTACCTTCACAGGCCCATCAGAAAAATGTACAGTTACAGCAAAAGTTCTGTGGTGCGAAGCTCTCTTTGATGTTAGGTTGTAAAAGTATGTGAATATTAGGGTGGTCATGCTAAATGATTGAATGTGATGCTGTTGTGCTCCTAATTTTGGTATGGTTGAGGATAGTTTGTGTAAAAATTGAGGTACTTTCACTGTGAAAATCATGTGATGGTATACTTTGGTGGCTGAAATTACTTGTCCTGATCCTAGTGACTGCGATGACAGGCTGGTGCTTCTCCGGCCATTCTGTTTAGGGAAAGAGTATTTGGTGGAGTTTTTCATGTGGTGGCTAAGTGTAAGATTTAAAAAGAAACCTGATTTTGGTGCTGGTATCAGACCCCAACTAAACCTCCTTTAGAAATCTATGCTTCGGAACTTTTACAGTTTTGTCCACAGGGACAAGAACAACTAAATACAAGGAGATATTGGACAGGGTTCttgctctttttctttttgttttgtgcaTGCAGTTGAGAGTTACTGACTAGAGTGGTATTATTTGATAAGGTACATAGTTGAGAGAGATTCTTATCTATCTGTTTTCTCTAGATGGGAAAAAATGagaaggaaaatgatgaaaatttggTGCAAATTCTTAAGAAGCTTAAAATTGTAAACTTATTCTGTTTGTGGACTTTATCACTTGGCCACTTATATCAACAATCAAAATCTACAAGGGTGGGAATTAAGGTTCCCTTGGATGCCGGAAGCCTTCCCAGTTTATCACCTATGTTTGATCAGGGTGAAGAACCTATCCTTGTACATTTCTGCTTCGATCTGGAATTTCTTGTTTTCTTACCATTTTGTCAATTGTCAGCCAACGAAGTTTCATATATCATTGACATAGATCAAAATAAGTTACATGTTTAACTTAATTTTTCGAATAGAATATTGGCTTTGGAAGTTGATCAAAAGGACTCTTTCAGGTGGAGAGTATAGTGTTGagcatcatatcaatgctttcaAGTCCTAATGACGAATCTCCAGCCAATGTTGAAGCTGCTGTAAGTATTTTGATGAAGTTAATTTTGGGGATATTATTATGTTCTTCCCTTCTCTTTTTTAGATATAAATCTTGGTCATTAGCTGGGAAAATTGCTTTTACGATGACGGAATTTTGTGAATATTTCTGAATGATGTCCATGGGCACTATTCCATCTAATTAATTGATCTCTGCAGAGGCATTACAAATATTCTCCCATAGAACAGTGGAAGCTTCTAATACCTCAACCCCCAAATTTTGCTTTGAGATTTAGGTGATTCAAAAAGACTAGTTTGCCTTGTGTTTGGATAATCTTGATTTTGCGTGCAGTTGTCTCCAACTATGAGGAGTCGAGAACAAAgtctttcattttttcaaatcttAGATTTGTATCAATAACAAAATGAATGGTATTGCTTGCTTGGCCTTGACTGACTTCCCTTTTTGATTTTGGTGATTTGACCTGCTTAGTTGTGCATTTGAAGGTGTTGAAGATCAACAGTATGATTTCTAGGTCATTCTTTTTTCAACCATTTTTCCTTTTGGAGATGATCTTTTGTAAGACATGGAGATTGAAGTGTTTGTGCTTGTTAATGTCATTCCTTGGTAATTGCTTCCCAATGATGAATAGGATGTCACTGTGTATACTGTTTCCTGACAAGGAAAGTAGCTCTTGTCACAGTTGAAATTTGTTGTTTGCAGAATCTTCTGACATCTTTGCCAGTATGAAATAAATTTTCTGTGTTTGGGCTGCTTTTGATGGAACTAATATCTTATCCCTTTTCTCCTGTTGCCAAATGCAGAAAGAATGGAGAGATAATAGGGAGGGCTTCAAGAAAAAAGTTAGCCGATGTGTTAGAAGATCTCAAGAAGAAATGATGTGAACTCCTGTAAATGTTGCAGACTGGTCCAGCTCTTTTTCTGATGAAAAAGGATGTTTCTCTGAGAAAGTGGCTTCAAATCAGGCTTGTATGTGTAGAATTGCTAAAATGGCGTCCAAGATTTATCTTTTCTGTATTTTAGATGattactttttccttttcatgttAACCTAAACTTCATTCCATTGATTTGGTAGTGAAACTTCTAAAAACAAGGTCTAACTTGGATTATCAATTTCTAGATCCCAGGACTCCATGTACCttgcagaattttttttttttttttcaattgattGAACCAATCAAACAGTTAAATCATCCATTGCTTGTACGTTTTTGCCTTACTTTAGAGCCTTGCTTCAGGATACTTTATGATCACCACAAGACCAGACTCAGCTGCGAAGAGCAGTGGATATTTGATTCATCATCTAATTGAACTTCTCTTTGCAGGATTCAGTAGTTGAGGAGGACTTAATTTATGTATAATCTATACTCCTTCTCCATTTGGCCGGAGTGGACTAACATGGAAAATGGAAAGCCTGTGCTATTCACACAGAtcatattgaggttttgtactAACGTTAGCAGGAATGACATTCTTGTAGTTGGTTGGCTTTGAAAGCTTGAAATTCGTTTGGTTTTGCTCCCTTTTTCGTCTGGCGGTTTTGCTGAAAGAAAGTTTTTTTAACGTATTAAGAATCGGGTGTTCTGCAGATTGGAGTAGGGAATGAGGAAGGATGAAACCACCTTTAACAAATTTAGTATAGTATAAGATCGAATATATGGACGTATTGGTGTGTGCCTGCAACACATTCCTTTCAGTTTTCTGCAACCGTAACTTCTCTTTCACAGGTCTATTTGAGTTGTGCTGATTAAGAGTACAAGTTGCAGTTCGTTTTCCAGGACAATAATTTTGTTGTTGGAAATAAGA contains:
- the LOC113763786 gene encoding ubiquitin-conjugating enzyme E2 7-like, with translation MASASQASLLLQKQLRDLCKNPVDGFSAGLVDEENLFEWSVTIIGPPDTLYEGGFFNAIMSFPQNYPNSPPTVKFTSEIWHPNVYTDGKVCISILHPPGDDPNGYELASERWSPVHTVESIVLSIISMLSSPNDESPANVEAAKEWRDNREGFKKKVSRCVRRSQEEMM